A portion of the Malania oleifera isolate guangnan ecotype guangnan chromosome 3, ASM2987363v1, whole genome shotgun sequence genome contains these proteins:
- the LOC131152129 gene encoding heat stress transcription factor A-6b isoform X2, which translates to MDHAGMPEEEFQGASSSYSGEPSIVLPQPIEGLHDAGPPPFLTKTHDLVDDRRIDHIVSWSREGSCFVVWDPQTFAMNILPRYFKHNNFSSFVRQLNTYGFRKVDSDRWEFANEWFLRGQKHLLKNIRRRRTPPLPQALLQALDPCVEVGYFGLERDVGRLRHDKQILMVELAKVRQEQQSTRAYLQTMEQRLRATELKQKLMMKFLARALSNPGFIQQLVHQDKRKELEQVLNKKRRRPIDRGPSIGEEALPVKAEPYDYGDNYTGFEFSELERLALDMQGLSRTRKRPQEEEAEQGKEYERRDYKSLDEGFWEELLNEGIEDDMSLIGARGEDEETVNVLAERLGFLGSSPK; encoded by the exons ATGGATCACGCCGGAATGCCAGAGGAGGAATTTCAGGGGGCGAGTTCATCATACTCCGGCGAGCCCTCTATCGTTTTGCCTCAACCAATTGAAGGACTTCACGACGCAGGTCCTCCTCCTTTCCTCACTAAAACCCATGACCTTGTCGACGACCGGCGCATCGATCACATAGTTTCCTGGAGCAGGGAAGGCAGCTGCTTTGTGGTGTGGGATCCCCAGACCTTTGCGATGAACATCCTCCCCAGATATTTCAAGCACAACAATTTCTCAAGCTTTGTCAGGCAGCTCAATACTTAC GGTTTTAGAAAGGTCGATTCGGATAGATGGGAGTTTGCTAATGAATGGTTTCTCAGAGGACAGAAGCATCTTCTAAAGAATATTAGAAGGAGAAGGACACCTCCTCTGCCTCAGGCTTTACTGCAAGCCCTGGACCCCTGTGTTGAAGTGGGGTACTTCGGATTAGAAAGAGATGTGGGTCGATTGAGGCACGACAAGCAAATTCTAATGGTGGAACTGGCGAAAGTCAGACAAGAGCAGCAGAGTACCAGAGCCTATCTGCAAACAATGGAGCAAAGGCTAAGGGCAACCGAGCTGAAACAGAAACTAATGATGAAATTTTTAGCAAGAGCATTGAGCAATCCCGGCTTCATTCAGCAGCTTGTTCACCAGGACAAAAGGAAAGAACTTGAGCAAGTGCTTAACaagaagagaaggagaccaaTTGATCGAGGGCCTAGCATTGGGGAAGAAGCACTGCCTGTCAAAGCTGAACCTTATGATTATGGTGACAACTACACGGGGTTTGAATTTTCGGAATTGGAAAGACTTGCTCTGGACATGCAGGGGCTAAGCAGGACCAGAAAGAGACCACAGGAAGAAGAGGCAGAGCAGGGGAAGGAATATGAAAGGAGAGATTACAAATCTCTTGATGAGGGTTTTTGGGAAGAACTTTTGAATGAAGGGATTGAagatgatatgagtttaattgGTGCCAGAGGAGAAGATGAAGAAACTGTGAATGTGTTGGCTGAGCGTCTTGGTTTCTTGGGATCGAGTCCAAAGTAG
- the LOC131152129 gene encoding heat stress transcription factor A-6b isoform X1 yields the protein MDHAGMPEEEFQGASSSYSGEPSIVLPQPIEGLHDAGPPPFLTKTHDLVDDRRIDHIVSWSREGSCFVVWDPQTFAMNILPRYFKHNNFSSFVRQLNTYVSMLLNLQSRHWHLTSGFRKVDSDRWEFANEWFLRGQKHLLKNIRRRRTPPLPQALLQALDPCVEVGYFGLERDVGRLRHDKQILMVELAKVRQEQQSTRAYLQTMEQRLRATELKQKLMMKFLARALSNPGFIQQLVHQDKRKELEQVLNKKRRRPIDRGPSIGEEALPVKAEPYDYGDNYTGFEFSELERLALDMQGLSRTRKRPQEEEAEQGKEYERRDYKSLDEGFWEELLNEGIEDDMSLIGARGEDEETVNVLAERLGFLGSSPK from the exons ATGGATCACGCCGGAATGCCAGAGGAGGAATTTCAGGGGGCGAGTTCATCATACTCCGGCGAGCCCTCTATCGTTTTGCCTCAACCAATTGAAGGACTTCACGACGCAGGTCCTCCTCCTTTCCTCACTAAAACCCATGACCTTGTCGACGACCGGCGCATCGATCACATAGTTTCCTGGAGCAGGGAAGGCAGCTGCTTTGTGGTGTGGGATCCCCAGACCTTTGCGATGAACATCCTCCCCAGATATTTCAAGCACAACAATTTCTCAAGCTTTGTCAGGCAGCTCAATACTTACGTAAGTATGCTGCTGAACCTACAATCCAGACATTGGCATCTAACCTct GGTTTTAGAAAGGTCGATTCGGATAGATGGGAGTTTGCTAATGAATGGTTTCTCAGAGGACAGAAGCATCTTCTAAAGAATATTAGAAGGAGAAGGACACCTCCTCTGCCTCAGGCTTTACTGCAAGCCCTGGACCCCTGTGTTGAAGTGGGGTACTTCGGATTAGAAAGAGATGTGGGTCGATTGAGGCACGACAAGCAAATTCTAATGGTGGAACTGGCGAAAGTCAGACAAGAGCAGCAGAGTACCAGAGCCTATCTGCAAACAATGGAGCAAAGGCTAAGGGCAACCGAGCTGAAACAGAAACTAATGATGAAATTTTTAGCAAGAGCATTGAGCAATCCCGGCTTCATTCAGCAGCTTGTTCACCAGGACAAAAGGAAAGAACTTGAGCAAGTGCTTAACaagaagagaaggagaccaaTTGATCGAGGGCCTAGCATTGGGGAAGAAGCACTGCCTGTCAAAGCTGAACCTTATGATTATGGTGACAACTACACGGGGTTTGAATTTTCGGAATTGGAAAGACTTGCTCTGGACATGCAGGGGCTAAGCAGGACCAGAAAGAGACCACAGGAAGAAGAGGCAGAGCAGGGGAAGGAATATGAAAGGAGAGATTACAAATCTCTTGATGAGGGTTTTTGGGAAGAACTTTTGAATGAAGGGATTGAagatgatatgagtttaattgGTGCCAGAGGAGAAGATGAAGAAACTGTGAATGTGTTGGCTGAGCGTCTTGGTTTCTTGGGATCGAGTCCAAAGTAG
- the LOC131152130 gene encoding acireductone dioxygenase 2 isoform X2 — MGSAALDPREEVIQAWYMDDSDEDQRLPHHRNPKEFVSLEKLAELGVLSWRLDADKYETDEELKKIREARGYSYMDFCEVCPEKMPNYEEKIKNFFEEHLHTDEEIRYCVAGSGYFDVRDGNEAWIRVLVKKGGMIVLPAGIYHRFTLDTDNYIKAMRLFVGDPIWTPFNRPHDHLPARKEYVKTFVKKEVANQAVDAAA; from the exons ATGGGTAGCGCAGCCCTG GATCCCAGAGAGGAAGTTATTCAAGCGTGGTACATGGATGACAGTGATGAAGATCAGAGACTTCCCCATCACCGTAATCCCAAGGAATTTGTGTCGTTAGAGAAACTTGCTG AACTTGGAGTACTCAGCTGGCGACTAGATGCTGACAAGTACGAAACAGATGAGGAGCTGAAGAAGATACGTGAAGCCCGTGGATATTCGTACATG gaCTTCTGTGAGGTTTGCCCAGAAAAGATGCCCAACTATGAGGAAAAGATCAAAAATTTTTTTGAAGAGCATCTTCACACGGATGAAGAGATTCGTTATTGTGTGGCAGGAAGTG GTTATTTTGATGTGAGGGATGGTAACGAAGCATGGATCCGTGTGCTGGTGAAGAAAGGAGGCATGATTGTCCTACCTGCTGGAATATATCACCGCTTTACACTGGATACTGACAACTACATCAAG GCGATGCGGCTGTTTGTTGGTGATCCAATTTGGACTCCATTCAACCGTCCCCATGATCATCTGCCTGCAAG GAAGGAGTACGTAAAAACTTTCGTGAAGAAGGAGGTTGCAAACCAGGCTGTTGATGCTGCTGCATAA
- the LOC131152130 gene encoding acireductone dioxygenase 2 isoform X1 gives MGSAALDPREEVIQAWYMDDSDEDQRLPHHRNPKEFVSLEKLAELGVLSWRLDADKYETDEELKKIREARGYSYMDFCEVCPEKMPNYEEKIKNFFEEHLHTDEEIRYCVAGSGYFDVRDGNEAWIRVLVKKGGMIVLPAGIYHRFTLDTDNYIKAMRLFVGDPIWTPFNRPHDHLPARYGLPHLNLWRYLLLFMSPINIYVMFDFQEMGWEWNKKKIERRI, from the exons ATGGGTAGCGCAGCCCTG GATCCCAGAGAGGAAGTTATTCAAGCGTGGTACATGGATGACAGTGATGAAGATCAGAGACTTCCCCATCACCGTAATCCCAAGGAATTTGTGTCGTTAGAGAAACTTGCTG AACTTGGAGTACTCAGCTGGCGACTAGATGCTGACAAGTACGAAACAGATGAGGAGCTGAAGAAGATACGTGAAGCCCGTGGATATTCGTACATG gaCTTCTGTGAGGTTTGCCCAGAAAAGATGCCCAACTATGAGGAAAAGATCAAAAATTTTTTTGAAGAGCATCTTCACACGGATGAAGAGATTCGTTATTGTGTGGCAGGAAGTG GTTATTTTGATGTGAGGGATGGTAACGAAGCATGGATCCGTGTGCTGGTGAAGAAAGGAGGCATGATTGTCCTACCTGCTGGAATATATCACCGCTTTACACTGGATACTGACAACTACATCAAG GCGATGCGGCTGTTTGTTGGTGATCCAATTTGGACTCCATTCAACCGTCCCCATGATCATCTGCCTGCAAGGTATGGTTTGCCGCATCTCAATTTGTGGAGATATCTACTTCTTTTTATGTCACCAATAAACATATATGTCATGTTTGATTTTCAGGAAATGGGATGGGaatggaacaaaaaaaaaattgaaagaagaatatga